From the Cyclopterus lumpus isolate fCycLum1 chromosome 25, fCycLum1.pri, whole genome shotgun sequence genome, one window contains:
- the cnih4 gene encoding protein cornichon homolog 4 — MEAAVFILSLVDCCALIFLSVYFIITLSDLECDYINARACCSKLNKWVIPEMVGQCLSTMLMLVSTHWFVFLLNLPVAAWNIYRYVKVPMGNMGVFDPTEIHNRGQLKSHMKEAMIKLGYHLLCFFIYLYSMILALIND; from the exons atggaggcGGCAGTGTTCATTCTATCACTTGTGGACTGCTGTGCACTTATTTTCCTCTCGGTGTACTTT ATTATCACCCTGTCTGATCTAGAATGTGACTACATCAATGCTAGAGCCTGCTGCTCCAAGCTAAACAAA TGGGTAATTCCAGAGATGGTTGGTCAGTGTCTCTCCACAATGCTGATGTTGGTCTCCACGCACTGGTTTGTCTTTCTCCTCAACCTGCCTGTAGCTGCCTGGAACATTTATAG GTATGTGAAGGTTCCAATGGGAAACATGGGCGTGTTTGACCCCACTGAGATCCACAACCGAGGTCAGCTCAAGTCCCACATGAAGGAGGCCATGATTAAACTGGGTTACCACTTGCTctgcttctttatttatttgtatag CATGATCCTGGCTCTGATCAACGACTGA